From one Marinobacter sp. LV10MA510-1 genomic stretch:
- a CDS encoding YqaA family protein, producing MVYLTLFATAFAAATLLPAYSEILLGTLLAQGYGPFWLWFAATTGNTLGSVVNGIIGRQVDRFKHKRWFPMTEVQLHNARNRFNRFGQWSLLMGWLPIGGDALTLVGGIMRVPWLNFVILVGIGKGLRYAIVMWLVLSAYGPEIESLVSGLVLSG from the coding sequence GTGGTATACCTGACCCTGTTCGCCACTGCTTTTGCCGCTGCTACGCTGCTGCCCGCGTATTCGGAAATCCTTCTGGGCACCCTTCTGGCCCAGGGCTATGGGCCATTCTGGTTGTGGTTTGCGGCCACAACCGGAAATACACTGGGATCTGTGGTGAACGGAATCATCGGGCGCCAAGTGGATCGATTCAAGCACAAGCGCTGGTTTCCGATGACCGAAGTGCAGCTGCACAATGCGCGCAACCGCTTTAACCGCTTTGGCCAATGGTCGTTACTGATGGGCTGGCTACCGATTGGCGGCGACGCGCTTACGCTAGTCGGCGGTATTATGCGCGTGCCCTGGCTGAACTTTGTCATTCTGGTCGGCATCGGCAAGGGTCTGCGCTATGCCATTGTGATGTGGCTGGTACTCAGTGCCTACGGTCCCGAAATCGAGTCGCTGGTGTCTGGTTTAGTGCTCTCGGGATAA